In Asanoa sp. WMMD1127, one genomic interval encodes:
- a CDS encoding NADH-quinone oxidoreductase subunit J: MTNIALAATVTTGEAVTFWILAPLALLGAIGMVVARNAVHSALWLVVTMLCLGVFYVVQAGPFIGMVQIIVYTGAIMMLFLFVLMLVGRDASDSLIETLRGQRVTATLVGLGFAGLVGTLVARAVGDTQAVGLEAANRDGNVQGIAALLFTNYVFAFEVTSALLITAAVGAMVLAHIHRPKSERLGQPDMMRLRFRPGSYPAPKPGPGVYATSDSVATPGRLPDGTLSPRSIPEILPTRELSPRETAPKGTEK; this comes from the coding sequence ATGACCAACATCGCGCTCGCGGCCACCGTGACCACCGGCGAGGCGGTCACGTTCTGGATCCTCGCCCCGCTCGCGCTGCTCGGCGCGATCGGCATGGTGGTGGCCCGCAACGCCGTGCACTCCGCGCTCTGGCTGGTGGTGACCATGCTCTGCCTCGGCGTGTTCTACGTCGTGCAGGCGGGCCCGTTCATCGGCATGGTGCAGATCATCGTCTACACCGGCGCGATCATGATGCTGTTCCTGTTCGTGCTGATGCTGGTCGGGCGGGACGCGTCCGACTCGCTGATCGAGACGTTGCGCGGCCAGCGCGTCACGGCGACGCTGGTCGGCCTCGGCTTCGCCGGGCTGGTCGGCACGCTGGTCGCCCGCGCGGTCGGCGACACGCAGGCGGTCGGGCTCGAGGCGGCCAACCGCGACGGCAACGTGCAGGGCATCGCGGCGCTGCTGTTCACCAACTACGTCTTCGCGTTCGAGGTGACCTCCGCGCTGCTGATCACCGCGGCGGTCGGCGCGATGGTGCTGGCGCACATCCACCGGCCCAAGAGCGAGCGGCTCGGGCAGCCGGACATGATGCGGCTGCGGTTCCGCCCCGGCAGCTACCCGGCGCCGAAGCCGGGTCCTGGCGTGTACGCCACCTCCGACTCGGTCGCCACCCCCGGGCGGCTGCCGGACGGCACGCTCAGCCCGCGCAGCATTCCTGAGATCCTCCCGACGCGTGAGCTCAGCCCGCGCGAAACCGCCCCGAAGGGCACCGAGAAATGA
- the nuoI gene encoding NADH-quinone oxidoreductase subunit NuoI has product MGAITGTFKGFGVTFSHMFRKIVTTDYPFEPAPAAPRYHGRHILNRHPDGLEKCIGCELCAWACPADAIYVEGGDNTEEQRFSPGERYASTYQINYARCIFCGLCIEACPTRSLTMSNEYELARDSRQDLIFTKEQLLAPLLQGMEQPPHPMRLGDTEKDYYVGALTNPGTSAGAERAPWSETGTKDATGEAS; this is encoded by the coding sequence ATGGGCGCCATCACGGGCACGTTCAAGGGCTTCGGCGTCACGTTCTCGCACATGTTCCGCAAGATCGTGACGACGGACTACCCGTTCGAGCCGGCTCCGGCGGCACCGCGCTACCACGGCCGGCACATCCTCAACCGGCACCCGGACGGGCTGGAGAAGTGCATCGGGTGCGAGCTCTGCGCCTGGGCCTGCCCGGCCGACGCCATCTACGTCGAGGGTGGCGACAACACCGAGGAGCAGCGCTTCTCGCCGGGCGAGCGCTATGCCAGCACGTACCAGATCAACTATGCGCGGTGCATCTTCTGCGGTCTGTGCATCGAGGCCTGCCCGACCCGCTCGCTGACGATGTCGAACGAGTACGAGCTCGCCCGCGACTCCCGCCAGGACCTGATCTTCACCAAGGAGCAGCTCCTGGCGCCGCTGCTGCAGGGCATGGAGCAGCCGCCGCACCCGATGCGGCTGGGTGACACCGAGAAGGACTACTACGTCGGCGCGCTCACCAACCCCGGCACCTCGGCCGGCGCCGAGCGGGCCCCGTGGTCGGAGACGGGTACGAAGGACGCGACTGGAGAAGCGTCATGA
- the nuoH gene encoding NADH-quinone oxidoreductase subunit NuoH, with amino-acid sequence MTTPAVYLAQDPTLSDFGHDPWWIMLIKIVFAFVFAVLATLLGVWFERRVVGFMQVRPGPNQVGPFGLLQTLADGLKMAFKEDILPKAADKVVYFFAPTISVICAVTALAVIPFGPMVSIFGHQTPLQVTDVSVAVLVILAASSMGIYGIVLGGWASGSTYPLLGGLRSSAQMISYEVAMGLSIVAVFMTAGTMSTSGIVAAQAGSDRSVSVGGFDLFAPGWYAILLLPSFIIYFISAVGETNRAPFDLPEAESELVAGFMTEYSSLKFALFMLAEYVNMVTVSAVATTLFLGGWRAPWPISIWSGANEGWFGMIWFFAKVILLVFVFVWLRGTLPRLRYDQFMRLGWRVLLPINLVWILALAGIRVLQKEDSQAVRWGIIGGALLVILLITLLWPDRRKQPQVSLQEQVNQRPQGSFPLPPMDLVVPPSPRARRGVAERQPANVGGGPVIDATSTEEKEG; translated from the coding sequence ATGACGACCCCTGCGGTCTACCTCGCGCAGGACCCGACGCTCTCCGACTTCGGGCACGATCCCTGGTGGATCATGCTCATCAAGATCGTGTTCGCGTTCGTCTTCGCGGTGCTGGCCACGCTGCTCGGCGTCTGGTTCGAGCGCCGCGTGGTCGGCTTCATGCAGGTGCGGCCGGGCCCCAACCAGGTCGGCCCGTTCGGCCTGCTGCAGACGCTGGCCGACGGCCTCAAGATGGCCTTCAAGGAAGACATCCTGCCGAAGGCGGCCGACAAGGTCGTCTACTTCTTCGCGCCGACCATCTCGGTGATCTGCGCGGTGACGGCGCTGGCGGTCATCCCGTTCGGCCCGATGGTCAGCATCTTCGGCCACCAGACGCCGCTGCAGGTCACCGACGTCTCCGTGGCGGTGCTGGTCATCCTGGCCGCGTCGTCGATGGGCATCTACGGCATCGTGCTCGGTGGTTGGGCCTCCGGCTCCACCTACCCGCTGCTCGGTGGTCTGCGGTCGAGCGCCCAGATGATCTCGTACGAGGTCGCCATGGGGCTGTCGATCGTCGCGGTGTTCATGACCGCGGGCACGATGTCGACCAGTGGCATCGTCGCGGCGCAGGCCGGCAGCGACCGCAGCGTCTCGGTCGGCGGCTTCGACCTCTTCGCACCGGGCTGGTACGCGATCCTGCTGCTGCCGAGCTTCATCATCTACTTCATCTCGGCCGTCGGTGAGACCAACCGCGCGCCGTTCGACCTGCCCGAGGCGGAGTCCGAACTGGTCGCCGGCTTCATGACCGAATACAGCTCGCTCAAGTTCGCGCTGTTCATGCTGGCGGAATACGTCAACATGGTGACCGTCTCCGCGGTCGCCACGACGCTGTTCCTCGGCGGTTGGCGGGCACCCTGGCCGATCAGCATCTGGTCCGGCGCCAACGAGGGCTGGTTCGGCATGATCTGGTTCTTCGCCAAGGTCATCCTGCTGGTCTTCGTCTTCGTCTGGCTCCGCGGCACGCTGCCCCGGCTGCGCTACGACCAGTTCATGCGGCTCGGCTGGCGCGTCCTGCTGCCGATCAACCTGGTCTGGATCCTCGCGCTGGCCGGCATCCGGGTGCTGCAGAAGGAAGACAGCCAGGCGGTGCGCTGGGGCATCATCGGCGGCGCGCTGCTGGTCATCCTGCTGATCACGCTGCTCTGGCCGGACCGCCGCAAGCAACCGCAGGTGTCGCTGCAGGAGCAGGTCAACCAGCGGCCGCAGGGCAGCTTCCCGCTCCCGCCGATGGACCTCGTGGTGCCGCCGAGCCCGCGGGCCCGGCGCGGCGTGGCGGAACGGCAGCCGGCCAACGTAGGCGGCGGACCGGTCATCGACGCCACCTCGACCGAAGAGAAGGAAGGCTGA
- a CDS encoding NADH-quinone oxidoreductase subunit G, translating into MTDVAKKADEVTLTIDGVEVTAPKGTLLIRVAEQLGIAIPRFCDHPLLAPAGACRQCLVEVEGQRKPVASCTQPIADGMVVKTQLTSPVAKKAQEGIMELLLINHPLDCPMCDKGGECPLQNQAMSTGRADSRFHEHKREYPKPINISSQVLLDRERCVLCQRCTRFSEEIAGDKFIDLMNRSSAEEINVYRDEVYDAAAGEEGEGDVPFNSYFSGNTVQICPVGALTGAQYRFRSRPFDLVSSPSVCEHCASGCSQRTDHRRGKVLRRLAGDDPAVNEEWNCDKGRWGFRYATAFDRLTHPLVRDADSGELREASWSEALRVAAEGLRKARDGAHGVGVLTGGRLTVEDAYAYAKFARVALNTNDIDFRARPLSAEETEFLASSVVGTTDVTYADIDQAPAVVLVGIEPEEESPILFLRLRKQFTKRKLPVYALSPYVTRGLEKLGAKVARIIPGEEARVLAEHDVVAEALKAPGALLIVGERLAAVPGGLSAAAALAERTGAKLAWVPRRAGDRGAVDAGCLPNLLPGGRLASDAAARAELAGAWDLAAGVIPSTPGRDTDAMIVAAAGGRLGALVVAGVDPADLADPRLAEQALDAVPFLVSLEVRRSAVSRRADVVFPVAPVAEKAGSFLDWEGRLRTFEAVLHTDSMNDGRVLDALSAALGVPLGTGDVNTVRRELGGLPVTRADRPQPPVAEPADVVEPGDGEAVLATWHQLIDLGSLLDGDEELAGTARPPVVRLDKATAERIGVADGEAVTVGTGRGAVTLPAMITDMPAGVVWLPTNSPGSTTRRTLGVTSGAVVSISAGGAR; encoded by the coding sequence ATGACCGACGTAGCGAAGAAGGCCGACGAGGTCACCCTGACCATCGACGGCGTCGAGGTGACCGCGCCGAAGGGCACGCTGCTGATCCGCGTGGCCGAGCAGCTCGGCATCGCGATCCCGCGGTTCTGCGACCACCCGCTGCTGGCGCCCGCGGGCGCCTGCCGGCAGTGTCTGGTCGAGGTCGAGGGGCAGCGCAAGCCGGTCGCCTCCTGCACCCAGCCGATCGCCGACGGCATGGTGGTCAAGACGCAGCTCACCTCTCCGGTCGCCAAGAAGGCGCAGGAGGGCATCATGGAGCTGCTCCTGATCAACCACCCGCTCGACTGCCCGATGTGCGACAAGGGCGGCGAGTGCCCGCTGCAGAACCAGGCGATGTCGACCGGCCGGGCCGACTCGCGGTTCCACGAGCACAAGCGGGAATACCCGAAGCCGATCAACATCTCCTCGCAGGTGCTGCTCGACCGCGAGCGGTGCGTCCTGTGCCAGCGCTGCACCCGGTTCTCCGAGGAGATCGCCGGCGACAAGTTCATCGACCTGATGAACCGCAGCAGCGCCGAGGAGATCAACGTCTACCGCGACGAGGTCTACGACGCCGCTGCCGGTGAAGAAGGCGAAGGCGACGTTCCCTTCAACTCCTACTTCAGCGGCAACACCGTGCAGATCTGCCCGGTGGGCGCGCTGACCGGCGCGCAATACCGTTTCCGCTCGCGGCCGTTCGACCTGGTGTCGAGCCCGTCCGTCTGCGAGCACTGCGCCTCGGGCTGCTCCCAGCGCACCGACCACCGGCGCGGCAAGGTGCTGCGCCGGCTGGCCGGCGACGACCCGGCGGTCAACGAGGAGTGGAACTGCGACAAGGGCCGGTGGGGCTTCCGCTACGCCACGGCCTTCGACCGGCTCACCCACCCGCTGGTCCGCGACGCGGACTCCGGCGAGCTGCGCGAGGCGTCCTGGAGCGAGGCGCTGCGCGTAGCCGCCGAAGGGCTGCGCAAGGCCCGTGACGGCGCGCACGGCGTCGGTGTGCTGACCGGCGGCCGGCTGACCGTCGAGGACGCGTACGCGTACGCCAAGTTCGCCCGGGTCGCCCTCAACACCAACGACATCGACTTCCGGGCCCGGCCGCTGTCCGCGGAGGAGACCGAGTTCCTGGCCTCCTCGGTGGTCGGCACGACGGACGTCACCTACGCCGACATCGACCAGGCCCCGGCCGTGGTGCTCGTCGGCATCGAGCCCGAAGAGGAGTCGCCGATCCTCTTCCTCCGGCTGCGCAAGCAGTTCACCAAGCGCAAGCTGCCGGTCTACGCGCTCTCGCCGTACGTGACCCGCGGGCTCGAGAAGCTCGGCGCCAAGGTCGCCCGGATAATCCCGGGCGAGGAGGCGCGCGTGCTGGCCGAGCACGACGTGGTCGCCGAGGCGCTCAAGGCGCCAGGCGCGCTGCTGATCGTCGGCGAGCGGCTGGCCGCGGTGCCCGGTGGCCTGTCGGCCGCCGCGGCCCTGGCCGAGCGCACCGGCGCGAAGCTGGCCTGGGTGCCGCGGCGCGCGGGTGACCGCGGCGCCGTCGACGCGGGCTGCCTGCCCAACCTGCTCCCCGGCGGACGCCTCGCCTCCGACGCGGCGGCCCGGGCCGAGCTGGCCGGCGCCTGGGACCTGGCGGCCGGGGTCATCCCCAGCACGCCCGGTCGCGACACCGACGCGATGATCGTGGCCGCCGCCGGCGGCCGCCTCGGCGCGCTGGTGGTCGCCGGCGTCGACCCCGCCGACCTGGCCGACCCGCGACTGGCCGAGCAGGCCCTCGACGCGGTGCCGTTCCTGGTCAGCCTCGAGGTCCGGCGCAGCGCGGTCAGCCGCCGCGCCGACGTCGTCTTCCCGGTCGCCCCGGTGGCCGAGAAGGCCGGCAGCTTCCTCGACTGGGAAGGCCGGCTGCGCACCTTCGAGGCCGTGCTGCACACCGACTCGATGAACGACGGTCGCGTGCTGGACGCGCTCTCCGCCGCGCTGGGCGTCCCGCTCGGCACCGGCGACGTCAACACGGTCCGCCGCGAGCTGGGCGGCCTGCCGGTGACCCGGGCCGACCGCCCGCAGCCGCCGGTGGCCGAGCCCGCCGACGTGGTGGAGCCCGGCGACGGTGAGGCGGTGCTGGCGACCTGGCACCAGCTCATCGACCTGGGCAGCCTGCTCGACGGCGACGAGGAGCTGGCCGGCACGGCCCGCCCGCCGGTGGTCCGGCTCGACAAGGCGACCGCCGAGCGCATCGGCGTCGCCGACGGCGAGGCGGTCACGGTCGGCACGGGCCGCGGCGCGGTGACGCTTCCGGCGATGATCACCGACATGCCGGCCGGCGTGGTCTGGCTGCCCACCAACTCGCCCGGATCGACCACCCGGCGGACGCTGGGCGTCACCTCCGGTGCGGTCGTCTCGATCTCGGCTGGAGGAGCCCGATGA
- the nuoF gene encoding NADH-quinone oxidoreductase subunit NuoF — protein MTTTPRREVLEKLTPVLTKRWLSPNAWTMKTYEQLDGYAALKKALKAHPDDLIQLIKDSGLRGRGGAGFPTGLKWGFIPQGDGKPHYLVVNADEGEPGTCKDLPLMSHDPHSLLEGVIIASYAIRAERAYIYIRGEAVQAARRLRNAVVEAYDKGYLGQNILKSGFNLDVVVHSGAGAYICGEETALLDSLEGFRGQPRLRPPFPATHGLYASPTVVNNVGTIASVPYIVLGGADWWRTMGTEKSSGPMIYSLSGRIANPGQYECSMGITLRELIELAGGMQPGHELRFWTPGGSSTPLLTADHLDVPLDFEGVAGAGSILGTTATQIFSDQDCPVYATYRWLEFYHHESCGKCTPCREGNYWMVRVYQRILSGQGTHEDLDTLLDTCDNILGRSFCGLGDGATSPVTSSLQYFKQDYLDYIEGRTAPRLSEKALVGAH, from the coding sequence GTGACCACCACTCCGCGGCGGGAAGTCCTCGAGAAGCTCACCCCGGTCCTGACCAAGCGCTGGCTGTCGCCCAACGCCTGGACGATGAAGACCTACGAGCAGCTCGACGGCTACGCGGCGCTGAAGAAGGCGCTCAAGGCGCACCCCGACGACCTGATCCAGCTCATCAAGGACTCGGGCCTGCGCGGGCGCGGCGGCGCCGGCTTCCCGACGGGCCTCAAATGGGGCTTCATACCGCAGGGCGACGGCAAGCCGCACTACCTGGTCGTCAACGCCGACGAGGGCGAGCCGGGCACCTGCAAGGACCTGCCGCTGATGAGCCACGACCCGCACTCGCTGCTCGAAGGCGTGATCATCGCCAGCTACGCGATCCGGGCCGAGCGGGCCTACATCTACATTCGCGGCGAGGCCGTCCAGGCCGCCCGCCGGCTGCGCAACGCGGTCGTCGAGGCCTACGACAAGGGCTACCTCGGGCAGAACATCCTCAAGTCCGGGTTCAACCTGGACGTGGTGGTGCACAGCGGCGCCGGCGCCTACATCTGTGGCGAGGAGACCGCGCTGCTCGACTCGCTCGAGGGCTTCCGCGGCCAGCCCCGGCTGCGCCCGCCGTTCCCGGCGACGCACGGCCTCTACGCCTCGCCGACCGTCGTCAACAACGTCGGCACGATCGCCAGCGTCCCGTACATCGTGCTCGGTGGCGCCGACTGGTGGCGGACGATGGGCACCGAGAAGTCGTCGGGTCCGATGATCTACTCGCTGTCGGGCCGGATCGCCAACCCCGGCCAGTACGAGTGCTCGATGGGCATCACGCTGCGCGAGCTGATCGAGCTGGCCGGCGGCATGCAGCCCGGTCACGAGTTGCGCTTCTGGACCCCGGGTGGGTCGTCGACCCCGCTGCTCACCGCCGACCACCTGGACGTGCCGCTCGACTTCGAGGGCGTCGCGGGCGCGGGCAGCATCCTCGGCACCACGGCGACGCAGATCTTCTCCGACCAGGACTGCCCGGTCTACGCGACCTACCGGTGGCTGGAGTTCTACCACCACGAGTCGTGCGGCAAGTGCACCCCGTGCCGCGAGGGCAACTACTGGATGGTCCGGGTCTACCAGCGGATCCTGTCCGGTCAGGGCACCCACGAGGACCTCGACACGCTGCTGGACACCTGTGACAACATCCTGGGCCGCTCGTTCTGCGGCCTGGGCGACGGCGCGACGAGCCCGGTGACGTCCTCGTTGCAGTACTTCAAGCAGGACTACCTCGACTACATCGAGGGCCGGACAGCTCCCCGGCTGTCGGAGAAGGCTCTCGTGGGGGCGCACTGA
- the nuoE gene encoding NADH-quinone oxidoreductase subunit NuoE, with the protein MTTPTTVFDEEIRQRAREILSRYPADRTRSALLPLLHLVQSVEGHVSPAGVEFCAEVLGINKAQVGAVASFYTMYKRRPTGDYLVSVCTNTMCNVLGGQEVYDTLSEHLGVGHDETTGDGSITLEHAECLAACDYGPVLTVNYDFFDNVTPGGAVELVDDLRQGNRPQPSRGARLCTLKEMSLQLAGFPDTRDGAVGDGVAGDATLRGLRLAQEHGIAVAGFDPDTPIKKKDDAGSGKPAAQAGAAANKPASDAKPAGDAPKPQEDKLRGAKEANK; encoded by the coding sequence ATGACGACGCCAACGACGGTCTTCGACGAGGAGATCCGGCAGCGGGCGCGGGAGATCCTGTCCCGCTACCCGGCCGACCGCACGCGGTCGGCGCTGCTGCCCCTGCTGCACCTGGTGCAGTCGGTCGAGGGCCACGTGTCGCCGGCCGGCGTGGAGTTCTGCGCCGAGGTGCTCGGCATCAACAAGGCCCAGGTCGGCGCCGTCGCGTCGTTCTACACGATGTACAAGCGCCGGCCGACCGGTGACTACCTGGTCAGCGTCTGCACCAACACGATGTGCAACGTGCTGGGCGGCCAGGAGGTCTACGACACCCTCAGCGAGCACCTGGGCGTCGGGCACGACGAGACCACCGGCGACGGGTCGATCACCCTGGAGCACGCCGAGTGCCTGGCGGCCTGCGACTACGGCCCGGTGCTGACGGTCAACTACGACTTCTTCGACAACGTCACCCCCGGTGGCGCCGTCGAGCTCGTCGACGACCTGCGCCAGGGCAACCGCCCGCAGCCCAGCCGCGGCGCCCGGCTCTGCACGCTCAAGGAGATGTCGCTGCAGCTGGCCGGCTTCCCGGACACCCGGGACGGCGCGGTCGGCGACGGCGTGGCGGGCGACGCCACACTGCGCGGCCTGCGGCTGGCCCAGGAGCACGGCATCGCGGTCGCGGGCTTCGACCCCGACACCCCGATCAAGAAGAAGGACGACGCCGGCTCCGGCAAGCCGGCGGCGCAGGCAGGTGCGGCGGCCAACAAGCCGGCGAGCGACGCGAAGCCGGCCGGCGACGCGCCGAAGCCGCAGGAAGACAAGCTGCGCGGCGCCAAGGAGGCGAACAAGTGA
- a CDS encoding NADH-quinone oxidoreductase subunit D: MTNPSYAPERETSEGKVFTVTGGDWDTVVSGTDPVSDERIIVNMGPQHPSTHGVLRLILELEGETVREARSVIGYLHTGIEKNLEYRNWVQGTTFVTRMDYLAPIFNETAYSLAVEKLLGIEDEITERANTIRVLMMELNRISSHLVWLATTGMELGAISIMLYGFREREYILEIFEMVTGLRMNMAYVRPGGVAQDVPDSAIAKIREFLKVMPKKLKEYEDLLSGQPIWTERTQGVAVLDVTGCLSLGITGPVLRSAGLPWDLRKTMPYCGYETYEFDVPTSNDADVWGRYQVRLAEMRESLKIVEQAVDRLRPGPIMVSDKKIAWPAQLALGVDGLGNSLEHVAKIMGQSMESLIHHFKLVTEGFRVPPGQVYVAIEGPRGELGAHAVSDGGTRPYRVHFREPSFINLQAIPAISEGGLIADVIAGGASLDPVMGGCDR; encoded by the coding sequence GTGACCAATCCGAGTTACGCCCCGGAGCGCGAGACGTCCGAGGGCAAGGTCTTCACCGTCACGGGCGGCGACTGGGACACCGTCGTCAGCGGCACCGACCCGGTCAGCGACGAACGCATCATCGTCAACATGGGCCCGCAGCACCCGTCGACGCACGGCGTGCTGCGGCTGATCCTGGAGCTCGAGGGCGAGACGGTCCGCGAGGCCCGCTCGGTCATCGGCTACCTGCACACCGGCATCGAGAAGAACCTCGAATACCGCAACTGGGTGCAGGGCACGACGTTCGTGACCCGGATGGACTACCTCGCGCCGATCTTCAACGAGACCGCCTACAGCCTGGCGGTCGAGAAGCTGCTCGGCATCGAGGACGAGATCACCGAGCGCGCCAACACGATCCGCGTGCTGATGATGGAGCTCAACCGGATCTCGTCGCACCTGGTCTGGCTGGCCACCACCGGCATGGAGCTGGGCGCCATCTCGATCATGTTGTACGGCTTCCGCGAGCGCGAGTACATCCTCGAGATCTTCGAGATGGTCACCGGCCTGCGGATGAACATGGCCTATGTGCGCCCGGGCGGCGTCGCTCAGGACGTGCCGGACAGCGCGATCGCCAAGATCCGCGAGTTCCTGAAGGTCATGCCGAAGAAGCTCAAGGAATACGAGGACCTGCTCTCGGGCCAGCCGATCTGGACCGAGCGGACCCAGGGCGTCGCGGTGCTCGACGTGACCGGCTGCCTGTCGCTGGGCATCACCGGTCCGGTGCTGCGCTCCGCGGGCCTGCCGTGGGACCTGCGCAAGACCATGCCCTACTGCGGCTACGAGACCTACGAGTTCGACGTGCCGACCTCCAACGACGCCGACGTCTGGGGTCGCTACCAGGTGCGGCTCGCCGAGATGCGCGAGTCGCTGAAGATTGTCGAGCAGGCCGTCGACCGGCTCCGGCCGGGCCCGATCATGGTCTCCGACAAGAAGATCGCCTGGCCGGCGCAGCTCGCGCTCGGCGTCGACGGCCTCGGCAACTCGCTGGAGCACGTCGCCAAGATCATGGGTCAGTCGATGGAGTCGCTGATCCACCACTTCAAGCTCGTCACCGAGGGCTTCCGGGTGCCGCCCGGCCAGGTCTACGTGGCGATCGAGGGCCCGCGCGGCGAGCTGGGCGCCCACGCGGTGTCCGACGGCGGCACCCGCCCCTACCGGGTGCACTTCCGCGAGCCCAGCTTCATCAACCTGCAGGCGATTCCGGCGATCTCCGAAGGCGGCCTGATCGCCGACGTGATCGCCGGTGGCGCCTCGCTGGACCCGGTGATGGGTGGGTGTGACCGATGA
- a CDS encoding NADH-quinone oxidoreductase subunit C — protein MPVQATPVGAHTGAPAEQPPSSVAGRGMFGIHGSGDTSGFGGLVRRRVGVGGSERPYGSYFDDVYDALEEAFPGLDDAIEKVIVDRNELTLHIKPERIADVARTMRDDESLRFELCSSVSGVDYLGADERRLHVTYHLASMTYRRRVRLEVAVSAENPHVPTVTQVYPTADWQERETFDMFGVVFDGHPSLTRILMPDDWEGHPQRKDYPLGGVPVEYKGAEIPPPDRRRSYQ, from the coding sequence GTGCCCGTCCAGGCCACTCCGGTCGGCGCGCACACCGGCGCCCCGGCGGAGCAGCCGCCGTCCTCTGTGGCCGGTCGTGGCATGTTCGGCATCCACGGCTCCGGTGACACCTCCGGCTTCGGCGGCCTCGTCCGCCGGCGGGTCGGGGTCGGTGGCAGCGAGCGCCCGTACGGCAGCTACTTCGACGACGTCTACGACGCGCTCGAGGAGGCGTTCCCGGGCCTCGACGACGCCATCGAGAAGGTGATCGTCGACCGCAACGAGCTGACGCTGCACATCAAGCCCGAGCGGATCGCCGACGTCGCCCGCACGATGCGCGACGACGAGTCGCTGCGCTTCGAGCTCTGCTCCTCGGTGTCCGGTGTGGACTATCTCGGCGCCGACGAGCGCCGGCTGCACGTCACCTACCACCTGGCCTCGATGACCTACCGCCGGCGCGTGCGGCTGGAGGTCGCGGTCAGCGCGGAGAACCCGCACGTCCCGACCGTGACCCAGGTCTACCCGACCGCCGACTGGCAGGAGCGGGAGACCTTCGACATGTTCGGGGTCGTCTTCGACGGCCACCCCAGCCTCACCCGGATTCTCATGCCGGACGACTGGGAGGGCCACCCGCAACGCAAGGACTACCCGCTCGGCGGGGTCCCGGTGGAATACAAGGGCGCCGAGATCCCACCGCCCGACCGGCGGAGGAGCTACCAGTGA
- a CDS encoding NADH-quinone oxidoreductase subunit B, which produces MGIEEKLPAGVLLTSVEKLVNWSRKSSVWGATFGLACCAIEMMAAGGPHYDMGRWGMEVFRASPRQADLMIVAGRVSQKMAPVLRQIYDQMAEPRWVLSMGVCASSGGMFNNYAIVQGVDHVVPVDMYLPGCPPRPEMLIDAILKLREKIMHEPLGPNGRRMLEQRKERGDVPVVPYGSMPSSYRNDKARRAEWTQAVREGREEQLRIENWMNQERHLQGGGRW; this is translated from the coding sequence ATGGGTATCGAAGAGAAGCTCCCCGCGGGCGTCCTGCTCACCTCCGTGGAGAAGCTGGTCAACTGGTCCCGCAAGTCGTCGGTCTGGGGCGCGACGTTCGGCCTCGCCTGCTGCGCGATCGAGATGATGGCGGCCGGCGGCCCGCACTACGACATGGGCCGCTGGGGCATGGAGGTGTTCCGCGCCTCGCCCCGCCAGGCCGACCTGATGATCGTCGCCGGCCGGGTGTCGCAGAAGATGGCGCCGGTGCTCCGGCAGATCTACGACCAGATGGCGGAGCCGCGCTGGGTGCTCTCGATGGGCGTCTGCGCGAGCAGCGGCGGCATGTTCAACAACTACGCGATCGTGCAGGGCGTCGACCACGTCGTCCCGGTCGACATGTACCTGCCCGGCTGCCCGCCGCGGCCCGAGATGCTGATCGACGCGATCCTCAAGCTGCGCGAGAAGATCATGCACGAGCCGCTCGGCCCCAACGGTCGCCGGATGCTCGAGCAGCGCAAGGAGCGCGGTGACGTGCCGGTCGTTCCCTACGGCTCGATGCCCTCGTCCTACCGCAACGACAAGGCTCGGCGGGCCGAGTGGACGCAGGCGGTCCGTGAGGGCCGCGAGGAACAGTTGCGGATCGAGAACTGGATGAACCAGGAACGGCACCTCCAGGGAGGTGGGCGGTGGTGA
- a CDS encoding NADH-quinone oxidoreductase subunit A, with product MTLSPYAPILGLFALAAFFALFSVASARIAGPRRYNRAKLDAYECGIEPSPQPVGGGRFPIKFYLTAMLFIVFDIEIIFLYPWAVSFDQLGLFGFVEMVMFIGTVFIAYAYVWRRGGLDWD from the coding sequence ATGACGCTCTCGCCGTACGCACCGATCCTGGGGCTGTTCGCCCTGGCTGCCTTCTTCGCGCTGTTCTCCGTCGCGTCGGCCCGGATCGCCGGCCCGCGCCGGTACAACCGGGCCAAGCTCGACGCATACGAGTGCGGCATCGAACCGAGTCCGCAGCCCGTCGGCGGCGGCCGGTTCCCGATCAAGTTCTACCTGACGGCGATGCTGTTCATCGTCTTCGACATCGAGATCATCTTCCTCTACCCGTGGGCCGTGAGCTTCGACCAGCTCGGGCTCTTCGGGTTCGTCGAGATGGTCATGTTCATCGGCACCGTGTTCATCGCCTACGCCTACGTCTGGCGTCGCGGCGGCCTGGACTGGGACTGA